GCGAGACGCGGGAAGAGGTCGGCATCGACGTCGAAGCCGGCGGCGAGTGGCTGGGCGCGCTCGACGAGCTGTATCCCCGGTCGGGCGCCCCGTCCATCGTCGTCGCGCCGCACGTGTTCGCCGTCCCCGCATCCACCGAGGCCGTGCCCAACCACGAGGTGGCCGAGGCGCTGTGGATCCCCCTCGCCGAGCTGGCGCACCCCGAGGCGGCCACGGAGTACGTGTACCGCATGGAAGGCGGCGGCTCGCGCTCGTTCCCGGCGTACGGGGCGCGCGGAAACGTCGTGTGGGGCCTCACCTACCGCATGCTCTCGCAGTTCCTGGAGCTGCACGCCGCACTCGACGCGGAGGACGCACGGTGACACCGGCGCGCGCGCTGATCGTGGGATGCGGATACGTTGGCCTGCGCCTGGCGCGGCGCCTCACGTCGCAGGGCGTGGCCGTGATGGGCACCACGCGGACCCCCGCCCGGCTGGCCCAGATCGAGGCCGCCGGCGCCGTGCCCGCCCTGGCCGACGCGATGGACCCGGCCACGCTGCGCCCGCTCGTGGCGTGGCGCCCGCACGTGGTGTTCGACACCGTCCGCCCTCA
Above is a genomic segment from Longimicrobiaceae bacterium containing:
- a CDS encoding CoA pyrophosphatase, which gives rise to MHHRSITALRRALAARAAQVHPPHTPAPRAAVALLLRPAGDDLELLLIRRADRAGDPWSGHMALPGGRAEPADADSRATAARETREEVGIDVEAGGEWLGALDELYPRSGAPSIVVAPHVFAVPASTEAVPNHEVAEALWIPLAELAHPEAATEYVYRMEGGGSRSFPAYGARGNVVWGLTYRMLSQFLELHAALDAEDAR